In the genome of Granulibacter bethesdensis CGDNIH1, one region contains:
- a CDS encoding heme-dependent oxidative N-demethylase family protein produces MTVQFKPDETFRGNYNFKNSDEAILSFPFPFPEDKYMYSMNAEPHVRSGPSPSYHHAFDIDEHYIAECRERAIILEQDPKRCQVMPHLQIAEWDTLELLMDSLSTDYPQWFSLTKAADKWCWVNRLLTIEQNFIFGDASTLPLPPFEYITRQVQGDFTLQDQRDNNLFIEGGMVTSQADWSLNFDKGMSFHEWHAPVPLAHDMGVFDRALKFLLKLQYGQPVRRLNWTLTVNPRLDTSPENYAVWGPDRMTVTPENVKQKVHLRVELQSLFRLPRSNAILFSIRGYLASIEEIQRVPKWRRRLHRVIRDLNPSIRTYKGFSRYYDTLVSALAAGDDGLPTSSGIQPDIDRLS; encoded by the coding sequence ATGACTGTGCAGTTCAAGCCGGATGAAACGTTCCGGGGTAATTATAACTTCAAAAACAGCGATGAAGCGATACTCAGTTTCCCGTTTCCGTTTCCTGAAGATAAATACATGTATTCAATGAATGCCGAACCACATGTCAGATCCGGACCATCCCCATCCTATCATCATGCATTCGACATTGATGAGCACTACATCGCTGAATGCAGGGAGCGCGCAATCATTCTGGAGCAAGACCCGAAACGCTGTCAGGTCATGCCACATCTTCAGATTGCCGAATGGGATACGCTTGAACTCCTGATGGATTCCCTGTCTACCGACTACCCTCAATGGTTCAGCCTGACGAAGGCTGCTGACAAATGGTGCTGGGTCAATCGTCTTCTGACGATTGAGCAGAATTTCATTTTTGGTGATGCATCTACGCTGCCTTTACCACCCTTCGAGTATATCACCAGACAGGTTCAAGGAGATTTCACCCTTCAGGATCAGCGAGATAACAATCTGTTCATCGAAGGCGGAATGGTAACTTCTCAGGCGGATTGGTCACTCAATTTCGACAAAGGCATGAGCTTTCATGAATGGCATGCGCCTGTGCCCTTAGCCCATGATATGGGGGTCTTTGATCGAGCCCTCAAATTTCTGCTCAAACTGCAATATGGGCAGCCTGTGCGACGTCTGAATTGGACTTTGACCGTTAATCCACGCCTCGATACGTCCCCAGAGAATTATGCAGTCTGGGGACCGGATCGTATGACGGTAACACCTGAAAATGTAAAACAGAAAGTGCATCTTCGTGTCGAGTTGCAAAGTCTGTTCCGTCTGCCACGCAGCAATGCCATCCTGTTCTCCATTCGCGGCTATCTGGCCAGTATAGAAGAAATTCAGCGCGTTCCGAAATGGCGCCGCCGACTGCATCGTGTGATACGGGATCTAAACCCTTCGATCCGAACCTATAAGGGTTTCTCCCGCTATTACGACACGCTGGTATCTGCTCTAGCAGCAGGGGATGATGGGTTACCAACATCTTCAGGTATTCAGCCTGATATTGACAGGCTCTCGTAA
- the urtC gene encoding urea ABC transporter permease subunit UrtC codes for MNSSFLNRKDILCIGLFAFLILVVFPLGLDTFRLNLFGKYLTYGFVALGLVLCWGDAGILSLGQGVFFGLGGYCMAMYLKLESSTPEATKIQSTPGIPDFMDWNQITSLPWFWKPFHSLAFTIFAVPAVPMVLALVIAIAMFRRRVGGTYFAIITQAIAAILTILIIGQQGYTGGVNGITDLRSFHGWDIRTDHARNVLYFVCCGLLLGSLILLQFIRRSKLGRILLAMRDREDRVRFSGYDVASFKIFAFCVAAALAGVGGAMFTLQVGFMSPSFVGIVPSIEMVIFAAVGGRTSLLGALYGTLLVNWARSTLSEAFPNAWLFAMGALFIIVTMVFPNGLAGLYRSYLDPYVSRLLGMGNRQNNAAKEVLSSTDTPVVVK; via the coding sequence ATGAACAGCAGTTTCCTCAATCGCAAAGATATTCTGTGTATCGGCTTGTTTGCCTTTCTGATCCTTGTTGTGTTTCCCCTTGGTCTCGATACGTTTCGCCTGAACCTGTTCGGAAAGTATCTGACCTATGGTTTCGTAGCGCTCGGTCTGGTGCTGTGCTGGGGTGACGCGGGTATTCTCAGTCTTGGTCAGGGCGTGTTTTTTGGTCTCGGCGGCTACTGCATGGCCATGTATCTGAAGCTGGAATCATCAACGCCGGAAGCGACCAAAATCCAGTCTACACCAGGTATTCCTGATTTCATGGACTGGAACCAGATTACCTCACTGCCATGGTTCTGGAAGCCGTTTCACAGCCTTGCCTTTACCATTTTTGCAGTTCCTGCAGTGCCGATGGTGCTGGCACTGGTGATCGCAATCGCCATGTTTCGGCGGCGGGTAGGCGGCACATATTTCGCCATCATCACGCAAGCCATTGCCGCCATTCTGACCATTCTGATCATTGGCCAACAGGGATATACCGGTGGGGTCAATGGAATCACCGATCTGCGCAGCTTTCATGGTTGGGATATCCGTACAGATCATGCCAGAAACGTGCTGTATTTCGTCTGCTGCGGCCTGCTTCTGGGCAGTCTGATTCTGCTTCAGTTTATCAGGCGATCAAAGCTCGGTCGTATTCTGCTGGCAATGCGCGATCGGGAGGATCGGGTTCGCTTCTCGGGCTATGACGTTGCGAGTTTCAAGATTTTTGCCTTTTGTGTTGCGGCAGCTCTGGCCGGAGTGGGAGGCGCAATGTTTACCCTCCAGGTTGGCTTCATGTCCCCGAGTTTTGTCGGAATCGTTCCTTCTATCGAAATGGTGATTTTCGCTGCTGTCGGTGGGCGTACCTCTCTGCTGGGTGCGCTGTATGGAACCTTGCTGGTAAACTGGGCCCGCTCCACCCTTTCAGAAGCGTTCCCCAATGCCTGGCTGTTTGCAATGGGCGCATTGTTCATCATTGTGACAATGGTGTTCCCCAACGGTCTGGCCGGATTGTATCGCAGCTATCTCGATCCCTATGTCAGCCGCCTGCTCGGCATGGGTAACAGACAGAATAATGCAGCCAAAGAAGTACTTTCTTCGACCGATACGCCTGTGGTTGTGAAGTAA
- a CDS encoding FmdB family zinc ribbon protein, with protein sequence MPVYDYHCESCGVFTVMRPMSEFEQPACCPDCGTSAPRVLLTAPSFAAMDSARRTAFATNERSMHAPRRSRGSHPSGCSCCTTTKGKSKLTADSPPAAKSFPAQRPWMISH encoded by the coding sequence ATGCCGGTCTATGACTATCATTGTGAGTCATGCGGCGTTTTTACTGTGATGCGTCCGATGTCGGAGTTCGAGCAGCCTGCGTGCTGCCCGGATTGCGGCACATCTGCTCCGCGTGTGTTACTCACCGCACCATCATTTGCCGCTATGGATTCTGCCCGGCGAACTGCATTTGCTACCAATGAGCGCAGTATGCATGCGCCGCGCCGATCACGCGGGAGTCATCCATCCGGATGCTCCTGCTGTACCACAACGAAGGGAAAATCGAAATTGACGGCGGACTCACCGCCAGCCGCTAAAAGTTTTCCTGCCCAACGACCATGGATGATCAGTCACTAA
- the fmdA gene encoding formamidase, whose amino-acid sequence MTDTIIKIDLSQPAISNDMVHNRWHHDIPMVATVKPGDDFIVECYDWTGGFIKNNDSAEDVRDVDLTTVHYLSGPIGVEGAQPGDLLVVDFLDIGAFPHNAWGFNGFFSKKNGGGFLTDHFPLAQKSIWDFHGMFASSRHVPGVNYAGLIHPGLIGCLPSPDLLEKWNAREKALIATNPNRVPPLANPPFEPTAHMGRLKGEARDAAAAHGARTVPPREHGGNCDIKDLSRGARVFFPVYVPGAGLSVGDLHFSQGDGEITFCGAIEMPGWIHMRVNLIKDGMAKYGIKNPIFKPSPIKPVYSDYLIFEGISVDEQGEQHYLDVNVAYRQACLNAIEYLKKFGYSGAQGYSILGTAPVQGHISGVVDIPNSCATLWVPTEIFDFDINPGADGPSGGVTPGLVDMPIAQDL is encoded by the coding sequence ATGACTGATACGATCATCAAAATCGACCTGTCACAACCCGCTATCAGTAATGATATGGTGCATAATCGGTGGCATCATGACATTCCAATGGTTGCCACAGTCAAGCCAGGAGACGATTTTATTGTCGAATGCTATGACTGGACAGGCGGATTCATAAAAAATAATGACTCAGCCGAAGATGTTCGGGATGTCGATTTGACAACCGTACATTATCTCAGCGGCCCGATCGGTGTCGAGGGGGCTCAGCCGGGTGATCTGTTGGTTGTCGACTTTCTGGATATTGGTGCATTCCCGCATAATGCGTGGGGCTTTAACGGGTTTTTCTCCAAAAAGAATGGTGGCGGCTTTCTGACGGACCATTTTCCTTTAGCCCAGAAATCAATCTGGGATTTCCATGGCATGTTTGCCTCTTCTCGCCACGTTCCCGGCGTAAATTATGCCGGCCTGATTCATCCAGGCCTGATAGGATGCCTGCCATCTCCCGATCTGCTGGAAAAATGGAATGCGCGGGAGAAAGCGCTGATCGCAACCAACCCAAATCGTGTGCCACCTTTGGCCAATCCGCCTTTTGAGCCGACAGCCCATATGGGGCGTCTCAAAGGTGAGGCACGTGATGCCGCCGCCGCTCATGGTGCCCGCACCGTTCCTCCTCGTGAGCATGGAGGCAATTGCGATATTAAGGATCTGTCACGAGGGGCCCGGGTATTCTTCCCGGTTTATGTTCCAGGGGCCGGTCTATCCGTTGGTGATCTTCACTTCAGCCAGGGCGATGGTGAAATTACCTTCTGTGGCGCTATCGAAATGCCAGGCTGGATTCATATGCGTGTGAATCTGATCAAGGATGGAATGGCAAAGTATGGAATCAAAAATCCGATCTTCAAGCCGAGTCCCATCAAACCCGTTTACAGTGACTATTTGATCTTCGAGGGTATTTCAGTCGATGAGCAAGGCGAACAACATTACCTTGATGTCAATGTCGCCTATCGTCAGGCTTGCCTCAATGCTATCGAGTATCTGAAGAAATTTGGATATTCCGGTGCACAGGGATATTCGATCCTCGGCACTGCACCGGTACAGGGTCATATCAGCGGTGTGGTCGATATTCCCAATTCCTGTGCCACGCTCTGGGTACCCACGGAAATTTTTGACTTTGATATCAATCCGGGTGCGGATGGTCCCAGCGGTGGTGTAACACCTGGCCTGGTGGATATGCCGATTGCGCAGGATCTGTAA
- a CDS encoding dimethylamine monooxygenase subunit DmmA family protein, with translation MLLSKPVYQDLKIDPTGSRHLFVFDRSAAQWRSRSDICTHSSFYVMPDSRIMPEQAPDAETNSLCLPFRSETQLLSYLESYLGTETMGLRLYAAGQESFVWDCYRVAQQAGMTRPEIHLAVSGEVSRRVYCVHCQTINHGAKSTLIQCDGCNATLFVRDHFSREHGAYMGFQVDAENPGEIPSAEALSL, from the coding sequence ATGCTTCTCAGTAAGCCAGTCTATCAGGATCTGAAAATTGATCCGACAGGAAGCAGACATTTGTTTGTTTTTGACCGGTCTGCCGCTCAATGGAGAAGCAGATCTGATATCTGCACTCATTCCTCCTTTTACGTGATGCCTGACAGCCGGATCATGCCGGAACAGGCACCGGATGCAGAGACAAACAGTCTCTGCCTTCCGTTCCGCTCTGAGACCCAGTTGCTGAGCTATCTTGAGTCTTATCTTGGGACAGAGACCATGGGCCTGAGGCTCTATGCAGCTGGCCAGGAAAGTTTCGTATGGGATTGTTACCGCGTGGCACAGCAGGCTGGTATGACCCGCCCGGAAATTCATCTGGCCGTCTCAGGAGAAGTCAGCAGGCGGGTTTACTGTGTTCACTGTCAGACCATCAATCATGGCGCAAAAAGCACACTCATCCAATGTGATGGCTGCAACGCAACTCTTTTTGTCCGTGATCATTTCTCGCGTGAGCATGGCGCCTATATGGGTTTTCAGGTTGATGCTGAAAACCCCGGCGAAATTCCTTCGGCCGAGGCACTTTCCCTATGA
- a CDS encoding aminomethyltransferase family protein — MTISYPERHSALTSRHVALGSKMDASWNGMPIPQNYVSNPYDETVLVRTKAGLFDVTALQIINVSGPDAMAVLNNLVTSDLAKISSGSSLITSIVNDEGGIIDDVIIYVDSKTEFRVSHGGGTLEPVLMKDIVGHNVVAERDDDVHILSLQGPLSGDILQPHTELPLSSLSYFSHAQTTLFGKPVRIARGGYSGETGYEVFCTSEEAGPIWDMILEAGKSYGAAPVSWSCLDIVRLEGGLLFFPYDMPAENTTPWEVNMGWSIDLQKTAFRGKKALEALRGQERSTIIGLEVLSKEAAEAGTPIFHDGVQVGQVTSSIFSQYLMKSLAIATIKPSLSALGTAVSVGESAQANIVRMPFYDPLRLRTHPR; from the coding sequence ATGACCATCTCATACCCGGAACGCCACTCCGCCCTTACCAGCCGTCATGTGGCACTCGGATCAAAGATGGATGCATCCTGGAATGGGATGCCTATCCCTCAGAACTATGTATCAAACCCTTATGATGAGACCGTTCTCGTCAGAACCAAAGCAGGGCTTTTTGATGTTACGGCATTGCAGATCATCAATGTCTCCGGCCCTGATGCCATGGCTGTTCTTAATAATCTGGTGACATCAGATCTTGCAAAAATTTCCTCTGGCAGCTCCCTGATTACCAGCATTGTCAATGATGAAGGCGGCATCATTGATGACGTCATTATCTATGTTGATAGCAAGACCGAGTTCCGTGTTTCTCATGGTGGCGGCACACTTGAGCCGGTGCTCATGAAGGATATTGTCGGGCATAATGTAGTTGCTGAGCGGGATGATGATGTCCACATCCTCTCCCTGCAAGGCCCCCTCTCAGGAGATATTCTGCAACCCCATACAGAATTACCTTTATCTTCGCTATCCTATTTCTCCCATGCCCAAACAACCTTGTTCGGAAAACCGGTCAGAATTGCACGTGGTGGATATTCCGGAGAGACGGGATATGAGGTGTTCTGCACTTCAGAAGAAGCAGGCCCAATCTGGGACATGATCCTGGAGGCCGGAAAATCCTATGGTGCGGCTCCAGTGAGCTGGTCCTGCCTTGATATCGTCCGCCTTGAGGGAGGATTGCTGTTTTTCCCCTATGATATGCCGGCGGAAAATACCACCCCATGGGAGGTCAATATGGGATGGTCCATTGACCTCCAGAAAACAGCTTTCCGTGGCAAGAAAGCACTGGAAGCATTACGCGGCCAGGAACGCAGCACGATTATCGGTCTGGAAGTACTCAGCAAGGAAGCAGCCGAGGCCGGCACTCCCATTTTCCATGATGGTGTTCAGGTCGGACAGGTAACCAGCAGTATCTTCAGCCAATATCTGATGAAATCTCTGGCTATTGCCACGATTAAGCCCTCCCTGTCTGCGCTCGGCACCGCGGTATCTGTAGGAGAATCAGCACAAGCAAATATCGTTCGCATGCCATTCTATGATCCCCTGCGACTGAGAACCCATCCACGATAA
- the urtE gene encoding urea ABC transporter ATP-binding subunit UrtE, whose amino-acid sequence MLTTNELRVSYGQSEVLHGIDLDIGAGEIVAIVGRNGMGKSTLMKSLIGMVPGSGGKIMLDGTDITTMKSHRRVETGIAYVPQGRMIFSTMTVTENIETGLFVRGKLKIPSDLYELFPVLKEMGRRRGGNLSGGQQQQLAIARALATEPKVLLLDEPTEGIQPSIILEMARTLRRIRDQKGLSIFVSEQVLSFALDVADRIMVIEGGKIVHQDTKENLDQEKVARFLAV is encoded by the coding sequence ATGCTGACTACAAACGAATTGCGCGTGTCATATGGTCAAAGTGAAGTTCTGCACGGGATTGATCTTGATATTGGTGCAGGAGAAATTGTGGCTATTGTTGGTCGCAATGGCATGGGAAAATCGACGCTGATGAAATCGCTGATCGGGATGGTTCCCGGTAGCGGGGGGAAGATCATGCTGGATGGCACCGATATCACGACGATGAAAAGCCACCGCCGTGTTGAAACCGGCATTGCCTATGTTCCGCAGGGGCGTATGATTTTTTCAACGATGACAGTGACAGAAAACATTGAAACAGGTCTTTTTGTAAGAGGAAAATTGAAAATACCTTCTGATTTATATGAACTTTTCCCGGTTTTGAAAGAAATGGGTCGACGCCGTGGCGGAAACCTATCGGGCGGCCAGCAGCAACAGCTTGCCATTGCCCGTGCTCTGGCCACTGAGCCAAAGGTTCTGCTTCTGGATGAACCGACTGAAGGTATTCAGCCCTCCATTATTCTCGAAATGGCCAGAACACTGCGTAGAATACGTGATCAGAAAGGGCTTTCAATTTTTGTGTCTGAACAGGTTTTATCCTTTGCACTGGATGTTGCTGATCGGATCATGGTAATTGAAGGTGGCAAGATTGTTCATCAGGATACAAAAGAAAATCTTGATCAGGAAAAAGTAGCCCGTTTCCTGGCTGTCTAA
- a CDS encoding PDR/VanB family oxidoreductase yields MTEHKNTPRQIDVRLSDIEPLSPTLKRLTFVPIKVAAFPVIPTGSHIIVSIPGRRRSHKNAYSLIGPADKTDSYQIVVRKVDKSRGGSNWIHEQAKIGDKLQISWPSSLFPLSNVARHHLLISGGIGITPILSHLHALTARGASFSLHHACKAEDKNAFLTLLAPFHGHDITLYVADDPSSSRLDLQAVMGRQPLGTVLYTCGPQKLTDAIMETGRTLGWPASSLQTESFGGARAGTAFTLHARRAGKTILVDEESSILEALESAGIQPTYLCRGGACGQCLTSVIDGIPEHRDDFLDEQERATNKKIMICVSRACSPSLTLDI; encoded by the coding sequence ATGACAGAGCACAAAAATACACCCCGTCAGATAGATGTCAGGCTGTCTGATATAGAGCCACTTTCTCCCACTTTGAAACGCCTGACTTTTGTTCCCATAAAAGTTGCTGCTTTTCCCGTTATCCCGACAGGCAGCCATATCATCGTGTCGATACCAGGGAGAAGACGGTCTCATAAAAACGCTTATTCCCTGATCGGACCGGCAGATAAGACAGATTCCTATCAGATTGTCGTTCGAAAGGTGGATAAAAGCCGTGGTGGTTCAAACTGGATTCATGAGCAGGCCAAGATAGGCGACAAACTTCAGATCAGCTGGCCATCCAGCCTCTTTCCCCTTTCCAATGTGGCGCGTCATCATCTTCTGATCAGCGGCGGGATCGGGATTACCCCCATTCTGTCGCATCTGCACGCCCTGACCGCCCGGGGCGCCTCGTTCAGCCTGCATCATGCCTGTAAAGCTGAAGACAAGAATGCCTTTTTGACCCTGCTGGCTCCTTTCCATGGCCATGACATCACCCTTTACGTGGCTGATGATCCATCATCCTCCCGACTGGATCTTCAGGCCGTGATGGGCAGACAGCCTCTGGGTACCGTTCTCTACACATGCGGCCCACAAAAGCTGACCGATGCCATCATGGAGACAGGCCGCACACTGGGATGGCCTGCGTCAAGCCTTCAGACTGAAAGTTTCGGTGGGGCTCGGGCCGGTACAGCGTTTACCCTGCATGCACGCCGAGCGGGGAAAACCATTCTTGTGGATGAAGAGAGCAGCATTCTGGAGGCTCTGGAAAGCGCTGGTATCCAGCCGACCTATCTCTGCCGTGGTGGAGCCTGTGGTCAATGCCTGACCAGTGTGATTGATGGCATTCCAGAACATCGCGACGACTTTCTGGATGAGCAGGAACGCGCCACAAACAAAAAAATCATGATCTGTGTTTCAAGGGCATGCAGCCCTTCTCTGACCCTTGATATTTGA
- the urtB gene encoding urea ABC transporter permease subunit UrtB has product MMGGYSISELGSIFVMQGFSGLILFSVFVLMALGMAIIFGQMGVINMAHGEFMILGAYVTYLTSQLFSQFIPGAFAIYFPIAVVLAFCASGLAGMLVEWLMIRHLYKRPLDSLLATWGLSLIMQQIYRSVFGAREVGVNLPEWMMGATHLSESIEIPINGLLVMGLTTLITVGVYLLMFRSGWGKQVRAVVQNRPMAAAVGIDTERVDRRTFGLGCGIAGVAGAAFTMIGSTSPTAGQLYIVDTFLVVVFGGASSLLGTIASAFTISQARSTLEFFLSGSMAQVIVLLSVIIILMIRPQGLFVLKVRR; this is encoded by the coding sequence TTGATGGGTGGCTACTCGATAAGTGAACTCGGTTCCATCTTTGTGATGCAGGGGTTTTCCGGGCTTATCCTGTTCTCCGTCTTTGTGTTGATGGCGCTCGGCATGGCCATTATCTTTGGCCAGATGGGCGTCATCAATATGGCGCATGGGGAATTCATGATCCTGGGCGCTTATGTGACCTATCTGACGTCACAGCTTTTTTCTCAGTTTATTCCCGGTGCATTTGCAATCTATTTCCCTATTGCCGTCGTGCTGGCTTTCTGCGCCTCGGGCCTTGCCGGGATGCTGGTGGAATGGCTGATGATACGTCATCTCTACAAAAGACCGCTCGACAGTCTGCTGGCGACATGGGGTCTCAGTCTGATCATGCAGCAGATCTATCGCTCGGTTTTCGGGGCGCGTGAAGTCGGCGTCAATCTGCCTGAATGGATGATGGGGGCAACTCATCTTTCCGAAAGTATCGAAATTCCCATCAATGGTCTGTTGGTGATGGGTCTCACTACACTGATCACAGTCGGGGTCTATCTGCTGATGTTTCGCTCGGGATGGGGCAAGCAGGTGCGGGCTGTTGTGCAGAACCGCCCGATGGCGGCAGCTGTCGGGATTGATACAGAAAGGGTGGATCGTCGGACTTTCGGCCTCGGCTGTGGCATCGCGGGTGTGGCCGGGGCTGCGTTTACGATGATCGGATCCACCAGCCCGACTGCCGGCCAGCTTTACATTGTCGATACATTCCTTGTCGTGGTCTTCGGCGGTGCATCGAGCCTGCTCGGTACGATTGCCTCCGCATTCACGATTTCCCAGGCACGGTCCACGCTGGAATTCTTCCTCAGTGGTTCGATGGCTCAGGTAATCGTGCTGCTGTCGGTTATCATTATTCTGATGATCCGTCCGCAGGGTCTGTTTGTTCTCAAGGTTCGGCGCTGA
- a CDS encoding NAD(P)-binding domain-containing protein has protein sequence MKKKIAIIGGGPSGLAFLRAMESARKAGAEVPEYVCYEKQADCGGLWNYTWRTGLDEFGEPVHGSMYRFLWSNGPKECLEFADYSFEEHFGRAIPSYPPRAVLHDYIKGRIEKSGVRQFIKFHHAVKWIDYSQESRTFSVTVKDLKTDTLKTDTFDHVVIATGHFSVPNVPYFEGFESFPGRIMHAHDFRDANEFSGKDILMVGSSYSAEDIGTQCAKYGCRSVTFSYRTRPMGFQWPEGFEEKPLLTHVKGNIAYFKDGTSKKVDSIILCTGYQHSFPFLPDSMRLKTNNRLYPLNLYKGIFWKGNTDLIYIGMQDQYYTFNMFDAQAWLARDAILGRYILPDAATQDADIKHWRALEEKIQNPYQAIDFQTEYVRDLLALTDYPHLDVDRIAALFKEWEHHKEEGIITYRDRSYPSTLTGTMAPSHHTKWMDAKDDSMEAFLNHPRLEAAE, from the coding sequence ATGAAAAAGAAAATTGCCATTATCGGTGGTGGCCCAAGCGGTCTGGCATTTCTTCGCGCTATGGAAAGTGCGCGTAAAGCAGGGGCAGAGGTTCCAGAGTATGTCTGTTACGAGAAACAGGCAGATTGTGGCGGACTCTGGAACTATACATGGCGTACCGGCCTGGATGAATTCGGTGAACCGGTGCATGGCAGCATGTATCGTTTTCTGTGGTCTAATGGACCGAAAGAATGTCTTGAATTCGCAGATTATTCCTTTGAAGAGCATTTCGGCCGCGCCATTCCATCCTATCCACCTCGTGCTGTCCTGCATGATTATATCAAGGGCCGGATTGAAAAATCCGGTGTCAGACAATTCATCAAATTCCATCATGCTGTCAAATGGATTGACTATAGTCAGGAAAGTCGCACCTTTTCTGTGACGGTCAAGGATTTAAAGACAGATACGCTCAAGACCGATACGTTTGACCATGTGGTCATTGCGACCGGACATTTTTCCGTTCCAAACGTGCCATATTTCGAGGGTTTCGAAAGCTTCCCCGGTCGTATCATGCATGCACATGATTTTCGGGATGCCAATGAATTCTCTGGTAAAGACATCCTGATGGTCGGAAGCTCCTATTCAGCGGAAGATATTGGAACGCAGTGTGCGAAATATGGCTGTCGCTCGGTAACGTTCAGCTATCGCACCCGCCCGATGGGATTTCAGTGGCCGGAAGGGTTTGAGGAAAAACCCCTTCTGACTCATGTCAAAGGCAACATAGCTTATTTCAAAGACGGGACTTCAAAAAAGGTAGATTCCATTATCCTCTGCACAGGATACCAACATTCATTTCCCTTCCTGCCGGATTCCATGCGCCTGAAAACCAATAATCGCCTGTATCCGCTTAATCTGTACAAGGGTATTTTCTGGAAGGGGAATACAGATCTCATCTATATTGGCATGCAGGATCAGTATTACACTTTCAATATGTTTGATGCACAAGCATGGCTGGCACGGGATGCCATTCTTGGACGCTACATCCTTCCGGATGCCGCTACACAGGATGCCGACATAAAACACTGGAGAGCACTGGAAGAAAAAATTCAAAATCCTTACCAGGCGATTGATTTCCAGACCGAATATGTCCGCGATCTTCTAGCACTGACGGATTATCCCCATCTTGATGTCGACCGGATTGCAGCCCTGTTCAAGGAATGGGAGCACCATAAGGAGGAAGGGATCATTACGTATCGTGATCGCAGTTATCCCTCCACCCTGACTGGCACGATGGCACCCAGCCACCACACGAAATGGATGGATGCCAAAGATGACAGCATGGAAGCGTTTCTGAATCACCCCCGTCTGGAGGCCGCAGAATGA
- the urtD gene encoding urea ABC transporter ATP-binding protein UrtD produces the protein MSSETDFLLAVEGLTVSFDGFKAVNDLSFYVDRNEIRVIIGPNGAGKTTVLDLICGRTKASSGSIRFRNHELTTLKEHQIVRAGVGRKFQNPSIYEDLTVFENLEISYPRGRSVFGALSFRCDAEVRSRIEEISEMIFLQDRLHERAEYLSHGQKQWLEIGMLLIQDPELLMLDEPVAGMSVAERQKTAELLHRIIEGRSVLVIEHDMGFVEDIAHKVTVLHQGQVLSDGTMAHVKNDPKVIEVYLGH, from the coding sequence ATGTCATCAGAAACAGATTTTCTTCTGGCTGTGGAGGGATTGACCGTTTCATTCGATGGTTTCAAGGCCGTTAATGATCTGTCCTTCTACGTTGATCGCAATGAAATCCGCGTGATCATTGGTCCAAATGGAGCAGGGAAAACCACAGTTCTTGACCTCATCTGCGGGCGAACAAAAGCATCATCAGGGTCTATAAGGTTCCGTAATCATGAACTGACCACCTTGAAGGAGCATCAGATTGTTCGTGCAGGAGTAGGGCGTAAATTCCAGAACCCATCGATTTATGAAGATCTCACGGTTTTCGAGAATCTTGAGATTTCTTATCCGCGTGGCCGATCTGTGTTTGGAGCATTAAGCTTTCGGTGTGACGCAGAAGTCCGTTCCAGAATTGAGGAAATCAGCGAGATGATTTTCCTTCAGGATCGTCTTCATGAACGGGCCGAGTATCTTAGCCATGGTCAGAAACAATGGCTGGAAATAGGAATGCTGCTGATTCAGGATCCTGAACTTCTCATGCTCGATGAGCCGGTTGCAGGTATGAGCGTAGCCGAGCGGCAGAAAACCGCTGAGCTGCTGCACAGGATCATTGAAGGTCGCTCTGTACTGGTTATCGAGCACGACATGGGTTTTGTGGAGGATATTGCCCATAAAGTAACGGTTCTTCATCAGGGGCAGGTTTTGTCAGATGGAACCATGGCACATGTAAAGAATGACCCGAAAGTTATTGAAGTCTATCTGGGACATTGA